The Vidua macroura isolate BioBank_ID:100142 chromosome 9, ASM2450914v1, whole genome shotgun sequence genome has a window encoding:
- the ODF2L gene encoding protein BCAP isoform X6, translating into MSSSSKASLSLPVHDCTAPSLDFDLQEKFILLLIVEEKATESCTVLHKGKTHVPPGETGKMCSLIQPDKKDCHRTTKAIQDGKYFTDLSKESDSLEHQVRKHLNSKNIDTWMQELSESEIQNTNLRKKILEREKQIKELSSMLQYEKIKIQKGDHLSRSVKEVQAHLQSQIERKEAENDELKVKIQTLENKIAEWKHQIGEYKGQKLALKETSEQKKIALEKAIRFQKQRAQRLEEAVKDVTSKIKEHEVKLHEILSASDVWKKQHDRIVEEKTMLEVQIEALENESFGSIVYYRELACLTSQIRGLMEDMERREEWRRNSEEEILGKLNSVNSENEKIYLENKKLKASLAMLEESTVSVEYELLHMQEKAKLQENLVEQHKNEVRHKMEAELKELEHVWDSLKAAEENQQKLLAWERIRAQKCKTLREQELQPENEFSWTLFFSDINFYGRDNHSVTSMGNLCLEEEICNIQKKYEDLQRQLGQMEYQNKELAHQLTKEDESLRSSKLQLEEKIAEYNALTRQLESALEEGRKMVAEEWEKMSYKEQAFQTKLLLLEAEVRKRQEEKNQLLCLFHHNEKHYEVRLKELENSLQKSVIKNQIIQNYVQFLKDAYVTMFG; encoded by the exons ATGTCATCATCATCAAAAGCATCCTTGTCTTTACCTGTACATGACTGTACTGCTCCTTCCTTGGACTTTGATCTTCAGGAAAAGTTTATTCTTCTTCTCATTGTTGAG GAAAAAGCTACAGAGAGTTGCACTGTATTACACAAG GGAAAAACACACGTGCCACctggagaaacaggaaaaatgtgttCACTGATTCAGCCAGATAAAAAGGATTGTCACAGAACTACAAAAGCCATCCAAGATGGGAAGTATTTTACTGATCTGAGCAAAGAATCTGACAGTCTAGAGCACCAAGTAAGAAAACAT TTAAACAGTAAAAACATTGACACTTGGATGCAGGAGCTAAGTGAAAGTGAAATTCAGAATACT aatctcaggaaaaaaatacttgaaaggGAGAAACAGATTAAAGAACTTTCATCCATGCTCCAGTATGAAAAA ATCAAGATACAGAAAGGGGATCACCTGTCAAGATCAGTAAAGGAAGTACAAGCTCACCTGCAGAGTCagattgaaagaaaagaagcagaaaatgatgaattaaaagtgaaaatacag actctagaaaataaaatagcagaatGGAAACATCAAATTGGTGAATACAAGGGCCAGAAGTTAGCCTTAAAGGAAACAAGTGAGCAAAAGAAGATAGCTCTGGAAAAAGCAATAAGGTTCCAGAAACAAAGAGCTCAACGCTTAGAAGAAGCTGTGAAAGATGTAACCtctaaaataaaagaacat GAAGTCAAACTGCATGAGATACTGTCAGCCTCTGATGTCTGGAAAAAACAGCATGATAGAATAGTTGAAGAAAAGACAATGTTAGAAGTTCAAATTGAAGCTCTTGAAAA tGAGAGTTTTGGAAGCATTGTGTATTATAGAGAACTTGCCTGTCTAACAAGTCAGATCAGAGGCCTGATGGAAGACATGGAAAGAAGGGAGGAGTGGAGAAGAAACTCAGAAGAGGAAATTCTTGGAAAGCTAAATTCTGTTAactctgaaaatgaaaagatttaccttgaaaacaaaaaattaaag GCTTCCCTTGCTATGTTGGAGGAAAGTACAGTGTCTGTTGAATATGAGTTGCTACATatgcaagaaaaagcaaagctgcaggaaaacctTGTAGAACAGCATAAAAATGAG GTGAGGCACAAAATGGAGGCTGAGTTAAAGGAGTTAGAACATGTTTGGGACTCACTGAAAGCAGCTgaggaaaaccagcaaaagCTTCTGGCCTGGGAAAGGATCCgtgcacagaaatgcaaaaccctcagggagcaggagcttCAG CctgaaaatgaattttcctggactctttttttctctgacatcAATTTCTATGGCAGg GATAACCATAGTGTAACTTCTATGGGCAATCTTTGCTTAGAGGAAGAGATCTGTAACATTCAGAAGAAATACGAAGATCTTCAAAG GCAATTAGGACAGATGGAATATCAGAATAAAGAACTTGCTCACCAGCTCACAAAAGAAGATGAGAGTCTTCGGAGTAGTAAATTGCAGCTTGAAGAGAAAATTGCAGAATATAATGCATTAACCAGACAACTTGAATCTGCTTtggaagaagggagaaaaatg GTAGCtgaagaatgggaaaaaatgtcatACAAAGAACAAGCCTTTCAGACAAAACTGCTACTTCTTGAAGCTGAAGTGAGAAAgaggcaagaagaaaaaaaccaactccTCTGCTTATTTCACCAT
- the ODF2L gene encoding protein BCAP isoform X7 has product MSSSSKASLSLPVHDCTAPSLDFDLQEKFILLLIVEEKATESCTVLHKGKTHVPPGETGKMCSLIQPDKKDCHRTTKAIQDGKYFTDLSKESDSLEHQVRKHLNSKNIDTWMQELSESEIQNTNLRKKILEREKQIKELSSMLQYEKIKIQKGDHLSRSVKEVQAHLQSQIERKEAENDELKVKIQTLENKIAEWKHQIGEYKGQKLALKETSEQKKIALEKAIRFQKQRAQRLEEAVKDVTSKIKEHEVKLHEILSASDVWKKQHDRIVEEKTMLEVQIEALENQIRGLMEDMERREEWRRNSEEEILGKLNSVNSENEKIYLENKKLKASLAMLEESTVSVEYELLHMQEKAKLQENLVEQHKNEVQKKQIAVEELKSRYKTVLNENKKITENKYLEADKVRHKMEAELKELEHVWDSLKAAEENQQKLLAWERIRAQKCKTLREQELQDNHSVTSMGNLCLEEEICNIQKKYEDLQRQLGQMEYQNKELAHQLTKEDESLRSSKLQLEEKIAEYNALTRQLESALEEGRKMVAEEWEKMSYKEQAFQTKLLLLEAEVRKRQEEKNQLLCLFHHNEKHYEVRLKELENSLQKSVIKNQIIQNYVQFLKDAYVTMFG; this is encoded by the exons ATGTCATCATCATCAAAAGCATCCTTGTCTTTACCTGTACATGACTGTACTGCTCCTTCCTTGGACTTTGATCTTCAGGAAAAGTTTATTCTTCTTCTCATTGTTGAG GAAAAAGCTACAGAGAGTTGCACTGTATTACACAAG GGAAAAACACACGTGCCACctggagaaacaggaaaaatgtgttCACTGATTCAGCCAGATAAAAAGGATTGTCACAGAACTACAAAAGCCATCCAAGATGGGAAGTATTTTACTGATCTGAGCAAAGAATCTGACAGTCTAGAGCACCAAGTAAGAAAACAT TTAAACAGTAAAAACATTGACACTTGGATGCAGGAGCTAAGTGAAAGTGAAATTCAGAATACT aatctcaggaaaaaaatacttgaaaggGAGAAACAGATTAAAGAACTTTCATCCATGCTCCAGTATGAAAAA ATCAAGATACAGAAAGGGGATCACCTGTCAAGATCAGTAAAGGAAGTACAAGCTCACCTGCAGAGTCagattgaaagaaaagaagcagaaaatgatgaattaaaagtgaaaatacag actctagaaaataaaatagcagaatGGAAACATCAAATTGGTGAATACAAGGGCCAGAAGTTAGCCTTAAAGGAAACAAGTGAGCAAAAGAAGATAGCTCTGGAAAAAGCAATAAGGTTCCAGAAACAAAGAGCTCAACGCTTAGAAGAAGCTGTGAAAGATGTAACCtctaaaataaaagaacat GAAGTCAAACTGCATGAGATACTGTCAGCCTCTGATGTCTGGAAAAAACAGCATGATAGAATAGTTGAAGAAAAGACAATGTTAGAAGTTCAAATTGAAGCTCTTGAAAA TCAGATCAGAGGCCTGATGGAAGACATGGAAAGAAGGGAGGAGTGGAGAAGAAACTCAGAAGAGGAAATTCTTGGAAAGCTAAATTCTGTTAactctgaaaatgaaaagatttaccttgaaaacaaaaaattaaag GCTTCCCTTGCTATGTTGGAGGAAAGTACAGTGTCTGTTGAATATGAGTTGCTACATatgcaagaaaaagcaaagctgcaggaaaacctTGTAGAACAGCATAAAAATGAG GtacaaaaaaaacaaattgcAGTGGAAGAATTGAAATCCAGGTATAAAACAGtcttaaatgaaaacaaaaaaataacagaaaacaaatacttAGAAGCAGATAAG GTGAGGCACAAAATGGAGGCTGAGTTAAAGGAGTTAGAACATGTTTGGGACTCACTGAAAGCAGCTgaggaaaaccagcaaaagCTTCTGGCCTGGGAAAGGATCCgtgcacagaaatgcaaaaccctcagggagcaggagcttCAG GATAACCATAGTGTAACTTCTATGGGCAATCTTTGCTTAGAGGAAGAGATCTGTAACATTCAGAAGAAATACGAAGATCTTCAAAG GCAATTAGGACAGATGGAATATCAGAATAAAGAACTTGCTCACCAGCTCACAAAAGAAGATGAGAGTCTTCGGAGTAGTAAATTGCAGCTTGAAGAGAAAATTGCAGAATATAATGCATTAACCAGACAACTTGAATCTGCTTtggaagaagggagaaaaatg GTAGCtgaagaatgggaaaaaatgtcatACAAAGAACAAGCCTTTCAGACAAAACTGCTACTTCTTGAAGCTGAAGTGAGAAAgaggcaagaagaaaaaaaccaactccTCTGCTTATTTCACCAT
- the ODF2L gene encoding protein BCAP isoform X8: protein MCSLIQPDKKDCHRTTKAIQDGKYFTDLSKESDSLEHQVRKHLNSKNIDTWMQELSESEIQNTNLRKKILEREKQIKELSSMLQYEKIKIQKGDHLSRSVKEVQAHLQSQIERKEAENDELKVKIQTLENKIAEWKHQIGEYKGQKLALKETSEQKKIALEKAIRFQKQRAQRLEEAVKDVTSKIKEHEVKLHEILSASDVWKKQHDRIVEEKTMLEVQIEALENESFGSIVYYRELACLTSQIRGLMEDMERREEWRRNSEEEILGKLNSVNSENEKIYLENKKLKASLAMLEESTVSVEYELLHMQEKAKLQENLVEQHKNEVQKKQIAVEELKSRYKTVLNENKKITENKYLEADKVRHKMEAELKELEHVWDSLKAAEENQQKLLAWERIRAQKCKTLREQELQPENEFSWTLFFSDINFYGRDNHSVTSMGNLCLEEEICNIQKKYEDLQRQLGQMEYQNKELAHQLTKEDESLRSSKLQLEEKIAEYNALTRQLESALEEGRKMVAEEWEKMSYKEQAFQTKLLLLEAEVRKRQEEKNQLLCLFHHNEKHYEVRLKELENSLQKSVIKNQIIQNYVQFLKDAYVTMFG from the exons atgtgttCACTGATTCAGCCAGATAAAAAGGATTGTCACAGAACTACAAAAGCCATCCAAGATGGGAAGTATTTTACTGATCTGAGCAAAGAATCTGACAGTCTAGAGCACCAAGTAAGAAAACAT TTAAACAGTAAAAACATTGACACTTGGATGCAGGAGCTAAGTGAAAGTGAAATTCAGAATACT aatctcaggaaaaaaatacttgaaaggGAGAAACAGATTAAAGAACTTTCATCCATGCTCCAGTATGAAAAA ATCAAGATACAGAAAGGGGATCACCTGTCAAGATCAGTAAAGGAAGTACAAGCTCACCTGCAGAGTCagattgaaagaaaagaagcagaaaatgatgaattaaaagtgaaaatacag actctagaaaataaaatagcagaatGGAAACATCAAATTGGTGAATACAAGGGCCAGAAGTTAGCCTTAAAGGAAACAAGTGAGCAAAAGAAGATAGCTCTGGAAAAAGCAATAAGGTTCCAGAAACAAAGAGCTCAACGCTTAGAAGAAGCTGTGAAAGATGTAACCtctaaaataaaagaacat GAAGTCAAACTGCATGAGATACTGTCAGCCTCTGATGTCTGGAAAAAACAGCATGATAGAATAGTTGAAGAAAAGACAATGTTAGAAGTTCAAATTGAAGCTCTTGAAAA tGAGAGTTTTGGAAGCATTGTGTATTATAGAGAACTTGCCTGTCTAACAAGTCAGATCAGAGGCCTGATGGAAGACATGGAAAGAAGGGAGGAGTGGAGAAGAAACTCAGAAGAGGAAATTCTTGGAAAGCTAAATTCTGTTAactctgaaaatgaaaagatttaccttgaaaacaaaaaattaaag GCTTCCCTTGCTATGTTGGAGGAAAGTACAGTGTCTGTTGAATATGAGTTGCTACATatgcaagaaaaagcaaagctgcaggaaaacctTGTAGAACAGCATAAAAATGAG GtacaaaaaaaacaaattgcAGTGGAAGAATTGAAATCCAGGTATAAAACAGtcttaaatgaaaacaaaaaaataacagaaaacaaatacttAGAAGCAGATAAG GTGAGGCACAAAATGGAGGCTGAGTTAAAGGAGTTAGAACATGTTTGGGACTCACTGAAAGCAGCTgaggaaaaccagcaaaagCTTCTGGCCTGGGAAAGGATCCgtgcacagaaatgcaaaaccctcagggagcaggagcttCAG CctgaaaatgaattttcctggactctttttttctctgacatcAATTTCTATGGCAGg GATAACCATAGTGTAACTTCTATGGGCAATCTTTGCTTAGAGGAAGAGATCTGTAACATTCAGAAGAAATACGAAGATCTTCAAAG GCAATTAGGACAGATGGAATATCAGAATAAAGAACTTGCTCACCAGCTCACAAAAGAAGATGAGAGTCTTCGGAGTAGTAAATTGCAGCTTGAAGAGAAAATTGCAGAATATAATGCATTAACCAGACAACTTGAATCTGCTTtggaagaagggagaaaaatg GTAGCtgaagaatgggaaaaaatgtcatACAAAGAACAAGCCTTTCAGACAAAACTGCTACTTCTTGAAGCTGAAGTGAGAAAgaggcaagaagaaaaaaaccaactccTCTGCTTATTTCACCAT